TGTTGATGCATTTTGAACATTATTTACTACTGTATCAAATTCTTGTGTTGTATTTGCTTCTGGTGAATTTTGAGTTTGAGTTGTTGGTTGAGTTGATTGTTCTGTAGTTGTTTCTTGAGAATCAGTTTGGTTTGATTCTGGAGTTTGATCTGTAGTTGTTGGAGTTTCTTTTGTTGTGTCAGCTTTTGGTGTTTCTGTTGTTGCTGGCTCTTCTTTTGTTGTGTCAGCTTTTGGTGTTTCTGTTGTTGCTGGCTCTTCTTTTGTTGTGTCAGCTTTTGGTGTTTCTGTTGTTGCTGGCTCTTCTTTTGTTGTGTCAGCTTTTGGTGCTTCTTCCGTTGTTGCTGGCTTTTCTTTTGTTGTGTCAGCTTTTGGTGCTTCTGTTGTTGCTTCTTCTGAAATGCTAGCTTCATTTGTTACATCAACTTGTTCAGGAATGTCATTATTGTTAGTTGCTTGTTCACTAGTTTGAACATCACCTTTTTGTTTAACACTGTCTTGTGATGATGTATCTTCGTTAGATTGTGTAGATTCTTCAGTACTTGTTTTCTCAGCAGCTTGCGCTTCGTTATTACTAATACCGAATACTAATGTAGCTCCGACTAAAATTGACACCGTCCCTACTGTAAATCGTCTGATTGAGTACTTGTTCATTTTGTTTGGTAAAAAATCCATTCTTTTCTTCATATATTTCCTCCTAGAGAAATTTTTCATAATTATATGTAACAACCATATATATTCTTTTGATTGCTAACACAAATATAATACAAGCAATATTATTTTACAACACATAATATTTTAATAATAAAGTGCATACACTTAGTATTCTAAATATAATAAAACAAATAATGAATTAAAAATAGAAATTACATTTGTTAAAACATTCAGTTTGAAAATTTTTCAAATAAATAATCCTTTTGAAAGCTATATGTCATATAGTTACGCTATAAAATAATGATTAATCGATTCGCACTATATTTTTAATGACAAATATAACAATCAAAAGGATTATTGTTTTATATATTCTAAACTTATTATCAAAACATGCTTGTTTATCAAACTTCATTTAATTATTATGTATAATTTGTTAGATAATGACTTAAATCATTAAATGACCTTCAATGATTTAAGAATATCATTATATAATCTTTTTAAATAAATCACAACAATAATATCATTTGAGAATTAAATACTTTAATTCTCAAATGAATATAAATAAAACATATATTTACTTATCAGCAACAAAAAACTCAAACAAGTTTTATATAATGTAGATATTTAGAAATTAGTATATTTTCTAACTACTCTTTAATATCTATTCAATACTTGTTTGAGTTGATTTTAATCATTTTCTATTTTAGTTGTGCTTTTATTTTAAATGGTCATATGGACTATTATTTACGAAAGATACAATTTGATCTACAAATAATCTAGCACGTAACTGGAATTCATCATCTTCTAAATATAATGTGCCATCATCTAATTTAGCGTAATCACTATCATGCGTAGCAATTTGCGTAGGTACAGCAATGCCTAATAAACTTCTCACGATAATTCTTAAATGTGATAGTGGTTCAGAACTTAAAATACCACCACTATTTCCAATCAATCCAACAGGTTTCATTTTAAAGTAATCCATATTCAAGTGGTCTAATGCGTTTTTTAAAATACCTGAAAATGAACCGTGGTAATTAGGTGTCCCTAATATGAAGAAATCCGCTTCCATAGCCTTACTTTGTAATAAATCAACATTATTTTTAATCTCTTCAGTCGCTTGTGTTGTCCCTGCAAAATCAAGTTGATGTATAGGATTTTTCGCTAATTCAAAAATTTCCAACTCTACACCATGTTCTTCGAATTGACCTTGTAAATATTGGGACAATGCGTGTGTATGAGATCCTAATTGTGCACTACCGATAATTGCTAGTCCTTTCATTATCTATATCTCCTTTGTCGATTGTATTATTTTTTCTGATCAATCAATTTCATTATAGCTTTACCAACACCACTATTTTCATTAGTGTCAGTAGTGTATGTTGCAATTGCCTTCACTTCCGGTGCGGCATTTTCCATTGCAACAGGATAGCCAACACGTTCTAACATAGACATATCATTCAAGTTGTCACCAAGCGCCATTACATTTTCCATTTTCACACCTAAACGTTCTGCGATTGTTTCCAACGCAATACCTTTTTGGGCATCTGAATGTGTAATTTCTAAATTTCCTCTTGAAGAAGAAGATATAGCTAGGTTAGGTGACGTTGCAAGTTCTTGTCCAACACGATCCATTTTTCCTAAATCAGGATTGAAGGCTAACACTTTCATTATTAATTCACCAGGGATGTCCTCTATCGCATCGTAGCTATCAACAACTTTTAAAGTTCCATTCTTAATACGTTTTTGAATACCATTTTTAATTTTTTCGACATCTGCTTTTTGACCTGCTCTCTCAGCGATATCAATATAAATATCCAAATCACGTTGTGGATCTTCAGTATAAATACCTCTATTGGTATAGATTTGGTAATAAATACCTTCCTCTTTTAATTTTGAAGTAACTTTATGCACTAATTCATGATTCAAATGAGAGGTACTCATTATATTGAATGTTTCATCTCGAACCTCTGCCCCATTCAAGCAAATATAAGGTACTTTCAAATCTGTCTCAGCAACTGGCGTGTTAGCTTCATAAAATGCTCTACCTGTCGCTATGACTACAGTAATACCTTGTTCTTGGGCATATCGAATTGCTTGCTGATTTTCTTCTGAAATTTCGTGTGCTGCGTTTAATAACGTACCATCCATGTCTGTTGCTATTAACTTAATCATTCGTTAACCTCGTTTCATACTATATAGTATTCATTATATTAAAGATTCGTGGATTGACAATCACTTGCCTTACTACACTATTCTAACAAATCCGATTCATGATTTAGTATAGCCCGTTTGTCAGATTTTTTCTTTTTTCTTAACTTTCTAAAGAAGTTTCTTAGTAAATCACCACATTGTTCTTCTAAAAGTCCACTCTCTACTTGTGCTCTATGATTAAAGTCCGGTTGGGTCAATAAATTCATTAAACTGCCTGAACATCCGCCTTTAGGATCTGCTGCGCCATATTTAATATATGGTATTCTACTCATGACAATAGTGCCTGCACACATCACACAAGGTTCTAACGTGACATATAAAGTACAATCTTCAAGTCGCCAACTACCTATTACTTTGGCTGCCCGTTCAATAGCTAAATGTTCAGCATGGGCCGTAGGTTGTTGCATCGTTTCTCTCAGATTATGCGCTCTTGCGATTACATGACCGTTCTTAACTATAATTGCACCAATAGGAACTTCACCTAGTAGTTCGGCTTTTTTAGCTTCTTGGATTGCAAGTTTCATATAATATTCATCAGTTTCCATTCGTGTCCAGACACCTCACTTGTGTTACAATACTCACTGTCTATCTTAACATTTGGAGAAGTGAATATGAATAAACCATTTATCGCAATTGAAGGTCCAATCGGTGTTGGAAAATCTTCTCTTGCCCACAAATTAAGTCAATCCTTAGATTTTTATGAAGAAAAAGAAATTGTCGATGAAAATCCATTTTTATCTGACTTTTATGATGACATTTCAAAATGGAGTTTCCAAACAGAAATGTTCTTTTTATGTAATAGATACAAACAGTTTAAAGATATCGAGTCACTTCATAAAGGTATAGTAAGTGATTATCACATTTATAAAAATAAAATCTTTGCTAAAAATACATTAGACAATCATGAATTCAATAAATTCTCACGTATATATGACATTTTAACTGAGGATTTAACAATGCCAAATACAATTATCTTTTTAGATGCAGAATTAGATGTATTAAAACATAGAATTGCTAAAAGAAATCGTAGTTTCGAACATCAAATCGAAGATGATTATTTACTGGCTTTGAAACATGATTATCATACATTTTATAGTTCTTTAAAAGATAGTAACGTTCAAGTATTGCACATCAATACGTCAAATATGGATTTTGTCAATAATAACAAAGATTATCAAGAGATACTTACTCAGGTAAAATCAATGATTGGAGATAAATAAAATGAATTCATTTAACATACCACAAGATGCCATTATCACAATTGCAGGTACAGTAGGTGTCGGTAAGTCTACCCTTACTCAAGCTTTAGCAGATAAGTTAAATTTTAAAACCTCATTTGAAAATGTAGATCATAATCCATATTTGGATAAATTCTATCAAGATTTTGAGCGTTGGAGCTTTCATTTACAAATCTACTTTTTAGCAGAACGTTTTAAAGAACAGAAGCGTATGTTTGAGTATGGTGGTGGATTTGTACAAGACCGTTCTATATATGAAGACGTAGATATCTTTGCCAAAATGCATGAAGAAGAAGGAACTATGAGTCAAGACGATTTCAATACTTATTCAGAACTATTCAATGCCATGGTCATGACACCTTATTTTCCAAAGCCAGATGTACTTATTTATTTGGAATGTGATTATGACGAAGTCATTGAACGCATCAAGCAGCGTGGTCGTGACATTGAAATTGATACCAATCCTGAATATTGGCAAAAATTATTCGAACGTTACGATCATTGGATTAATAACTTTAATGCTTGTCCAGTTGTTCGCGTGAATATAAATGAATATGATATTCATAACGACCCTGACACACTTAATCCTATTATCGATAAAATTGCACATGTTATCGATACGTATCGTCAAGTTGACCCAAGATAATCAATAACCAAATATTTAAGCTCCCAACTTTATTTACCCACATATTTAGTGGACACAAAGTCGGGAGCTTTTTTATTTTAAAAATCACGATTATTATTGTTTATCAAGCACTTGTTTAACTTCACTCGCACTTTCAACGATGACATCCGCTTCGTGAAGTTCTTCTCTTTTAGCAATACCTGTTAAGACACCAATACTCAATCCTAATTGTGCATTAATTGCAGTCTTCATGTCATTTGCTGTATCCCCTACAATCACTACATGTTCTGGTTTAACATCATAGACTTCGAATAATGGGTCTAATACTTTGGGACTCGGTTTTTCTTCAGCATGTGTTTCAGTTGAAATAACTAAATCGAATAAATGTTTTGATTGTGTTGCTTCTAAAAATTGGGTAACCCCTTTTTTAGTATCACTTGTTACAATGCCTATTTTATAGCCATCTTGACGTAAAGCTACAATCGTATCGTATACACCATCTACCCAATGATTTTCAGGCTCTCTTGAGTCCACTAACTCTTGACTCGTATTTCTTGTCCATTCAGATGTGTCTTGGCCGGTAACATCATCGAAGGATTTGATCATTTCACCTAGAGATCCTGAACCCATCACAGAATCTGGAACAATTTTATCATCTATGATTCCTAATTGTCTGTGCGCTACTTCTTTATCATGAACAGGAAATGTATCTAACAATTTATCAACCAGACGTATACCAATTTTTTCCCAACTCTTATCAAACTCTATTAACGTGCCATCTTTATCAAACAGTATCCATTCCATTGATATCACTACACTCCATATTTTATTTTTGTTTCAATACGTACTATTGTAGTACAATCATTCTTAAAAATGTAGGAAAGTTACTTTTAAGTCGCTTCTTGGATTAAAAATAATTATTTTAACTATACGAATAATATTATAACTTTAACGCATATAATCGCTGTATTATTGTTTATTAAAAAAAACTAGAAACCTTTAATAAAGGCTCCTAGCATTAATTTAATATTTTAATATCTAGGCACTACAAAACGCCAACCGTGACGATCTTCTAGTGAACCATTTTGAATACCTGTATATTCATTATAAAGTTTTGTCGTAATTTCACCTGGTTCATTGTTATTAATGACAATTTCTCTATCTTCATAACGCAAAGTTCCTACCGGTGAAATAACTGCTGCTGTACCAGTACCAAATACTTCGGTTAACTCACCTTTGTCGTACGCTTCAAATAATTCGTCAATAGAAACTCGACGTTCTTCAACTTCATAACCTAAATCTTGTGCTAATTCGATAATAGATTTACGTGTTATACCAGGTAAAATACTACCATTTAATGCAGGTGTAACGATTTTTCCGTTTTCAACAAAGAAGATATTCATACTGCCTACTTCTTCAACGTACTTTTGTCCAACACCATCTAACCAAAGTACTTGGTCGTAACCTAATTTGTTAGCATTCGTTTGCGCTAATAAGCTTGCAGCATAGTTACCTGCTACTTTAGCAAACCCTACACCACCACGTACTGCACGTACATACTCATCTTCAACATAAATTTTAGTTGATTTTAGTGTGTCACCACCATAATAAGCACCTGATGGCGATAAGATAATGAATAATTTATATGAATGAGATGCTCTTACGCCAAGAATGCCTTCAGTCGCAAATACAAATGGACGAATATATAATGATTGACCTTCGCCTTCTGGAATCCAATCACGTTCAACATCTACTAATTGTTTCAAACCTTCTAACAACACTTCTTCATCTACTTCTGGCATTTCCAAACGTGCTAAAGAATTATTAATTCGTTTAAAGTTTTCATCTGGGCGGAATAAAACAACTTCATCATTATATTTATATGCTTTCAAACCTTCAAATACAGCTTGACCATAATGTAAACCTTGAGCGGCTGGTGAAATTTCAAATGGTGCATAAGGCACTATTTTTAAATCATGCCAACCCTTATCAGCATCATAATCATAACTCAACATATAATCTGTAAAGTATTGACCAAACCCTAAATTCGAATTATCTGGTTTTTCTTTTAGCGTATCTCGTTTCTCAAATTTAACTTGTTCTGTCATGATAACGGCCTCCTAATATTGCTACCAATATAAATAGTTATACTAGATTATAGCAATCGTATATATACTATTCAATAAATTTTCCGAAAATTCAAACTAAATACTAATATGTATAATATACCTTAAGTAAAACACTATCGCTTTTATCTTACAAGTCAAGTAACTACTCGAAGATAAAAAATCACTCCTTCTAATGTAAAAATAATTAGAAGGAGTAAA
The DNA window shown above is from Staphylococcus sp. M0911 and carries:
- a CDS encoding NADPH-dependent FMN reductase, whose translation is MKGLAIIGSAQLGSHTHALSQYLQGQFEEHGVELEIFELAKNPIHQLDFAGTTQATEEIKNNVDLLQSKAMEADFFILGTPNYHGSFSGILKNALDHLNMDYFKMKPVGLIGNSGGILSSEPLSHLRIIVRSLLGIAVPTQIATHDSDYAKLDDGTLYLEDDEFQLRARLFVDQIVSFVNNSPYDHLK
- a CDS encoding Cof-type HAD-IIB family hydrolase, whose translation is MIKLIATDMDGTLLNAAHEISEENQQAIRYAQEQGITVVIATGRAFYEANTPVAETDLKVPYICLNGAEVRDETFNIMSTSHLNHELVHKVTSKLKEEGIYYQIYTNRGIYTEDPQRDLDIYIDIAERAGQKADVEKIKNGIQKRIKNGTLKVVDSYDAIEDIPGELIMKVLAFNPDLGKMDRVGQELATSPNLAISSSSRGNLEITHSDAQKGIALETIAERLGVKMENVMALGDNLNDMSMLERVGYPVAMENAAPEVKAIATYTTDTNENSGVGKAIMKLIDQKK
- the tadA gene encoding tRNA adenosine(34) deaminase TadA, which encodes METDEYYMKLAIQEAKKAELLGEVPIGAIIVKNGHVIARAHNLRETMQQPTAHAEHLAIERAAKVIGSWRLEDCTLYVTLEPCVMCAGTIVMSRIPYIKYGAADPKGGCSGSLMNLLTQPDFNHRAQVESGLLEEQCGDLLRNFFRKLRKKKKSDKRAILNHESDLLE
- a CDS encoding deoxynucleoside kinase, with the protein product MNKPFIAIEGPIGVGKSSLAHKLSQSLDFYEEKEIVDENPFLSDFYDDISKWSFQTEMFFLCNRYKQFKDIESLHKGIVSDYHIYKNKIFAKNTLDNHEFNKFSRIYDILTEDLTMPNTIIFLDAELDVLKHRIAKRNRSFEHQIEDDYLLALKHDYHTFYSSLKDSNVQVLHINTSNMDFVNNNKDYQEILTQVKSMIGDK
- a CDS encoding deoxynucleoside kinase, whose amino-acid sequence is MNSFNIPQDAIITIAGTVGVGKSTLTQALADKLNFKTSFENVDHNPYLDKFYQDFERWSFHLQIYFLAERFKEQKRMFEYGGGFVQDRSIYEDVDIFAKMHEEEGTMSQDDFNTYSELFNAMVMTPYFPKPDVLIYLECDYDEVIERIKQRGRDIEIDTNPEYWQKLFERYDHWINNFNACPVVRVNINEYDIHNDPDTLNPIIDKIAHVIDTYRQVDPR
- a CDS encoding HAD family hydrolase; the protein is MEWILFDKDGTLIEFDKSWEKIGIRLVDKLLDTFPVHDKEVAHRQLGIIDDKIVPDSVMGSGSLGEMIKSFDDVTGQDTSEWTRNTSQELVDSREPENHWVDGVYDTIVALRQDGYKIGIVTSDTKKGVTQFLEATQSKHLFDLVISTETHAEEKPSPKVLDPLFEVYDVKPEHVVIVGDTANDMKTAINAQLGLSIGVLTGIAKREELHEADVIVESASEVKQVLDKQ
- a CDS encoding branched-chain amino acid aminotransferase; the protein is MTEQVKFEKRDTLKEKPDNSNLGFGQYFTDYMLSYDYDADKGWHDLKIVPYAPFEISPAAQGLHYGQAVFEGLKAYKYNDEVVLFRPDENFKRINNSLARLEMPEVDEEVLLEGLKQLVDVERDWIPEGEGQSLYIRPFVFATEGILGVRASHSYKLFIILSPSGAYYGGDTLKSTKIYVEDEYVRAVRGGVGFAKVAGNYAASLLAQTNANKLGYDQVLWLDGVGQKYVEEVGSMNIFFVENGKIVTPALNGSILPGITRKSIIELAQDLGYEVEERRVSIDELFEAYDKGELTEVFGTGTAAVISPVGTLRYEDREIVINNNEPGEITTKLYNEYTGIQNGSLEDRHGWRFVVPRY